The Vibrio sp. NTOU-M3 genomic sequence GCCACCTCATGACCACCACCCAATGTAATCACTGGAGTTGAGTGCAATGCCTGAGCAATCACATCGGCACAACATGATTGGCTACTCTCAAGTAAATCATCTTCACAGACGATGTTACCCAAATCAATCAGAGTGGAATCGTTGTGCCATGCCATATTTGCCAATGCACGCCGAATCAAATCCGGCGCTTTTTTCGCGCCAATACGGCCTTTGTTTCGGGCAACACCCGCGTCACAGGCAAAGCCAAGTATACTGACACCATTGCGGTAAGGTTGCAGTTCTTGATAGCGAAGCTGTTTAATTACATGGTGGACGCGCTTTCCGTCATTGCCATCTTCGGGGTCGTGACGGCCTTGCCAATGAAAATCTTGATTGATATTGATGGAATTAGACATGACGTAATTCTCCCTTCACCAGCCGAGCAGAAAGCTGAGGGATACCCACCTGATAGCTAAGTTCTGCTGGGTGAGAAACGTTCCAAATGGCTAAGTCTGCATCATAACCGGGTTGGATTCTTCCTCGGGATGTTTCCAAACCGAGGGCTTGCGCTGCGTGGCATGTTACCCCCCTTAATGTTTCTTCAGGGGTAAGGCCAAATAATGTACAGCCCATATTCATCATCATAGTCAAATCTGCAAAAGGTGAGGTGCCTGGATTGAGATCGGTCGCCAGTGCAATAGGAATGTTATGTTCCCTTAGCGCATCAATAGGAGGTAGTTGAGTTTCTCTGAGGAAGTAGAACGCACCGGGAAGCAGGGTGGCAACGGTGTTGGAATTGCTCAGTGCTTGGACACCCTTGTTATCTAAATATTCAATATGATCAACCGACAATCCGCCATATTTTGCGGTGAGTTCACTGCCGCCGAGATTAGATAGCTGCTCAGTATGACCTTTGATATTTAAGCCATAGGCTATCGCTGTTTGAAAAACTCGTTCGGTTTGGGATAAATCGAAACCAATCGATTCGCAAAATACATCGACGCTACAAGCGAGCTTTTCTTCTGCAACCTGCGGGATGATTTCATGACACACCAGATCAATATAGCGATCGGCTTTGCCTTGATATTCTGGTGGCAGGGCATGTGCTGCTAAGAGCGTGGTTGAAATATGAATGGCACGATGATCTTGCAATGCTTTTGCTGCTCTGAGCATCTTTATTTCATCTTTTACACTTAATCCATACCCAGACTTGACTTCAATGGTAGTGACGCCACTTCGGATAAGGCCATCTAATCTGGGCAGTGCAAGCTCAACCAATTCATCCTGCGTTGCTAATCGCGTGGCTTTAACGGTAGAAAGAATTCCACCACCTTGACGAGCGATTTCCTGATAAGGAATACCTTGCAGGCGCATTTCAAACTCATTTGCACGGCTTCCTGCATAAATGAGGTGTGTATGACAGTCAATGAAACCGGGAGTGACAATGCGTTGTTCACAGTCATACGAAGCCAGTACATTTTCAGCATTACCCGTTGTGATATCAGCAATCTTTCCATCACGGACAAGAATGGTTTGAGGCGCACTTACGGCATATCCTTGCTGTCCGTCTGCCATTGTGACTAGGCGTGCGTTGGTTAATGCGAAATCGTAGGGCTTACTCATGATCGTCTCGGCTCTTAAATGTATATACAAATAATGGTATGGAGCCGTTAATTGATCAAGGTGAATGTTGCGGAAATGTGATCAATAAATAGAAGAATATGCTTTACTGTAGGAGGACTTTAGAACTTAATTTGTATCGAGTACCGGGATGATAAAGCAATGCAGAGCTCACAAGCTTATCTTCACTCCATGTACGGCGGTTAAGCAATAGACATGGTTCGTTGGCTGACAGTTTAAGCGAGGTGCGGACGTGTTCATCAGCCACAATTGCTTCCACAGTATGTTCTATGGCGCTGAGCGGACAATTCTGCGAAAGATATTGGTTTGGTGTGGTAGTTGAAAAGTCTTGCTTCATGTAGTCAGGTGCGTAAGCGGCGTTTACCCAACGTAGTTCAAGCTGAATAGGGGTCTTATCTTCGAAGTGAATAATCTCACTATAGAACACTTGGCTGCCTAACATCACACCTAGCTTTATTGCTGTTGTTTCATTCGCTTTGATCGCCATATGTTTAACAACTTGGCTGTGATATGACTTACCTCGTTGAGCTACTTCTTCTGCAATATTACGTATATCAAGCAAAGGTGACTCGGCTTTATCGTCTGGAGCACAAACAAAAGTGCCAGCGCGTGGTCTGCGCTGCAATTTTCCTTCGGCAACAAGATCTCGGATAGCTTTGTTCACCGTCATACGACTTACTTGAAACTGCTTAGTGAGTTCCAATTCGGTAGTAATACGATGACCGATAGGCCACTGACCAGATTCAATTTTGTTTGAAATATACTGCTTAATTTGCAAATAAAGCGGTGAGTTACTCATTCTGTCTCTCGATTTAATTGACTATACAAATGTTTGTTAAGTTGCCGGCAATTTGCAAGTTTAAATAAAGCTTTTGTGCGGTAGGGCCAAATTGAGTAGCGAAAAATGGCGTAAATGAAGCGATGGTAGTAAATATCTTGCATTCATTATGATAGACGTGTAAATC encodes the following:
- the hutI gene encoding imidazolonepropionase: MSKPYDFALTNARLVTMADGQQGYAVSAPQTILVRDGKIADITTGNAENVLASYDCEQRIVTPGFIDCHTHLIYAGSRANEFEMRLQGIPYQEIARQGGGILSTVKATRLATQDELVELALPRLDGLIRSGVTTIEVKSGYGLSVKDEIKMLRAAKALQDHRAIHISTTLLAAHALPPEYQGKADRYIDLVCHEIIPQVAEEKLACSVDVFCESIGFDLSQTERVFQTAIAYGLNIKGHTEQLSNLGGSELTAKYGGLSVDHIEYLDNKGVQALSNSNTVATLLPGAFYFLRETQLPPIDALREHNIPIALATDLNPGTSPFADLTMMMNMGCTLFGLTPEETLRGVTCHAAQALGLETSRGRIQPGYDADLAIWNVSHPAELSYQVGIPQLSARLVKGELRHV
- the hutC gene encoding histidine utilization repressor, encoding MSNSPLYLQIKQYISNKIESGQWPIGHRITTELELTKQFQVSRMTVNKAIRDLVAEGKLQRRPRAGTFVCAPDDKAESPLLDIRNIAEEVAQRGKSYHSQVVKHMAIKANETTAIKLGVMLGSQVFYSEIIHFEDKTPIQLELRWVNAAYAPDYMKQDFSTTTPNQYLSQNCPLSAIEHTVEAIVADEHVRTSLKLSANEPCLLLNRRTWSEDKLVSSALLYHPGTRYKLSSKVLLQ